The following proteins are encoded in a genomic region of Cyclonatronum proteinivorum:
- a CDS encoding sigma-54-dependent transcriptional regulator encodes MNILIVEDENITRKTLSDLLRKEGHSTDTAAEGEAGIRLLKQKRYDVVITDLRLPRRDGMQVLDEAKKSNPDSEVIVITAYASVETAVQALKNGAYDYVTKPLTPEKFLILIRNIDGFRQVRSENEVLRKRLDDIENKAMIGSSAVMRKLTETIRNVAVHDYTVLIQGESGTGKEVTARALHRYSSRSDKPFVAVNCAAIPESLLESELFGHEEGAFSGAVSRHTGYFERAHGGTLFIDDIDDFPLHLQVKLLRILQERQFYRVGGTESIQLDVRIIGATKVELQQMVREKKFREDLYYRLHIIPLTLPPLRDRREDIPELAQHFFQKRGAEALMRELPVDFFETLCAFNWPGNVRQLENIIERIIATEDLGIVSRLKDTDQHNSLTDSSVPDTPSQLSTYPSYETFMTEKEYEILQWALRKTEHNISRAAALLELPRGTLRSKLERYKDRLS; translated from the coding sequence ATGAATATTCTGATTGTTGAAGACGAAAACATCACCCGAAAAACCCTGTCGGATCTGCTCCGCAAAGAAGGGCACAGCACCGATACTGCCGCAGAAGGCGAAGCCGGTATCAGGCTGCTGAAGCAGAAAAGGTACGATGTGGTCATCACGGATCTTCGCCTGCCAAGGCGGGACGGCATGCAGGTACTCGATGAAGCCAAAAAGAGCAATCCCGATAGCGAGGTGATTGTCATTACCGCGTATGCAAGCGTAGAAACTGCGGTTCAGGCGCTCAAAAACGGCGCTTACGACTATGTGACCAAACCGCTGACCCCCGAAAAGTTTCTGATTCTGATCCGGAATATCGACGGGTTCCGGCAGGTCCGCTCTGAAAACGAAGTCCTGCGGAAACGCCTGGATGACATTGAAAACAAGGCCATGATCGGCAGTTCTGCCGTAATGCGAAAGCTCACCGAGACCATCCGGAATGTAGCCGTTCACGACTATACGGTGCTGATTCAGGGAGAAAGCGGCACGGGGAAGGAAGTTACGGCAAGGGCTCTGCACCGCTACAGCAGCCGAAGCGACAAACCTTTTGTTGCCGTGAACTGCGCGGCTATACCCGAAAGCCTGCTGGAAAGCGAACTCTTCGGCCATGAGGAAGGCGCCTTTTCCGGAGCAGTTAGCCGGCACACGGGCTACTTCGAGCGTGCGCACGGGGGCACGCTTTTTATTGATGATATTGATGACTTCCCCCTCCATCTTCAGGTAAAGCTGCTGCGCATCCTGCAGGAAAGGCAGTTTTACCGGGTAGGCGGCACGGAAAGCATTCAGCTTGATGTGCGCATTATCGGTGCGACCAAAGTTGAGCTGCAGCAGATGGTGCGGGAGAAAAAGTTTCGGGAAGACCTTTACTACCGCCTGCACATCATTCCGCTCACCCTGCCGCCCCTGCGGGACCGCAGGGAAGACATCCCCGAACTGGCCCAGCACTTTTTTCAGAAAAGAGGTGCCGAAGCGCTGATGCGTGAACTGCCGGTGGATTTTTTCGAAACCCTCTGCGCCTTTAACTGGCCGGGGAACGTGCGGCAGCTTGAAAACATCATCGAGCGCATTATTGCTACCGAAGACCTTGGCATTGTGTCGCGCCTCAAAGACACAGATCAGCACAACAGCCTCACCGATTCAAGTGTACCCGATACGCCTTCTCAGCTCAGCACCTATCCTTCATATGAGACCTTTATGACGGAAAAAGAATACGAGATTTTGCAGTGGGCACTCCGGAAAACAGAGCATAATATCAGCCGTGCCGCTGCTTTGCTCGAATTACCGAGAGGCACCCTGCGAAGCAAGCTCGAGCGGTACAAAGACCGTTTGTCGTAA
- a CDS encoding ligand-binding sensor domain-containing protein: MHPGILLLLLLFQFSPTDPEAPYEHIVRQYTINDGLPLNAVQQIVQGRDGFLYMATYDGLVRFDGYAFKVFNRINTYGLSTNRLLSLGFDEHGKLWLASPYGNLSAFDGVSFTNHDQTDLRELPFLEGFDDIANQVGRLGSALGGAIPFLTNHELADGTPIRIDSTAVTINNQIVLGNQELRGGFEDEEGTVWVYTRNNGLFQIRESRVRNFSDRNGISFENTYSVFEPNPQELWIKGFMNFAIRYDGNTGTINNFNIINGENRSFQYMFADPLDGSVYAYSEAVGLRKFTDGEWPEISWFSSLFGRAEPERPGIHATHRTQNGDLFIGTAHGLIVDQNGTSEWVKDKTGHNFRWVRTIRETEDGLLWMGTNGFGIYQLNPADWSWRQFTTANGLSSDFIRDIHFSHPDTLWLATQDRGLNRIILDDDGFISDSAQILPANGLLNHGLHRIIADAYGYLWVNSNGGIMLFEEENLNAYASGLTRQLLTRIIHN, translated from the coding sequence ATGCATCCGGGCATTCTGCTCCTTTTATTATTATTTCAGTTTAGTCCGACAGATCCGGAGGCCCCGTACGAGCATATTGTAAGGCAATACACCATTAATGATGGCTTGCCGCTCAATGCGGTTCAGCAAATTGTGCAGGGGCGGGACGGTTTCCTGTACATGGCAACCTATGACGGACTTGTGCGCTTCGATGGCTATGCGTTCAAGGTCTTCAACCGAATCAATACCTATGGTCTTTCCACAAACCGGCTTCTGAGTCTGGGATTTGATGAGCACGGAAAGCTATGGCTCGCAAGTCCTTACGGCAACCTGAGTGCATTCGACGGGGTTTCTTTTACCAATCATGATCAGACGGATCTTCGGGAGCTCCCTTTTTTGGAAGGGTTTGATGACATCGCAAATCAGGTCGGAAGGCTTGGAAGTGCTCTCGGGGGTGCGATACCATTTTTAACAAACCATGAGCTGGCAGATGGTACACCCATTCGGATTGATTCGACTGCCGTAACCATCAATAATCAGATCGTACTCGGCAATCAAGAATTACGAGGCGGATTTGAGGATGAGGAAGGCACGGTATGGGTGTATACCCGAAATAATGGTCTGTTTCAGATCAGAGAAAGCCGGGTGCGGAATTTCTCTGATCGCAACGGTATATCGTTTGAAAACACCTATTCCGTATTCGAACCGAACCCGCAGGAACTATGGATCAAAGGATTCATGAACTTTGCGATCCGCTACGACGGTAATACAGGTACGATAAACAACTTTAATATCATCAATGGCGAAAACCGTAGTTTTCAGTATATGTTTGCCGATCCCCTTGATGGTTCGGTTTATGCCTACAGCGAGGCAGTAGGGTTAAGAAAGTTTACGGATGGTGAGTGGCCCGAAATTTCATGGTTCAGCTCCCTTTTCGGTCGTGCGGAGCCGGAAAGACCCGGCATTCATGCGACGCACCGCACCCAAAACGGTGATTTGTTTATAGGGACTGCGCACGGACTTATTGTCGACCAAAACGGCACATCCGAGTGGGTCAAAGATAAGACAGGCCATAATTTTCGCTGGGTGCGGACCATCAGGGAAACAGAAGACGGCTTGCTTTGGATGGGTACCAACGGATTCGGCATCTACCAATTAAATCCGGCTGACTGGAGCTGGCGGCAGTTCACAACAGCTAATGGTTTATCCAGTGATTTTATCCGCGACATTCATTTTAGCCATCCGGATACGCTTTGGCTTGCAACGCAAGACCGGGGCCTGAACCGCATCATTTTGGATGATGATGGATTCATTTCTGACAGCGCCCAAATCTTACCAGCCAACGGACTGCTTAATCACGGGCTGCATCGCATTATTGCAGATGCATACGGGTACCTGTGGGTCAATTCAAACGGCGGCATTATGCTATTTGAGGAGGAAAACCTCAACGCCTACGCAAGTGGTCTTACGCGGCAGCTGCTAACCCGCATTATTCACAATTAA
- a CDS encoding PAS domain S-box protein, whose amino-acid sequence MLIGILILALFLQNNPFATDAAPEYVVKQYTIADGLPLNAVQRMVQAKDGFLYITTYDGLVRYDGYEFTTMNMLNAPGLSTNRLRSIGIDSDGIIWVASPYGNVSAFDGFTFTNHDQTSLTDLPHFSGSDEIAHQIDRLGTKKGAILPFMQDFDLRVSGNTVYFDSVSVSINGQFVIENQELRGGFEDHEGTIWIFTRNNGMFQIKESKVRNFNGSDDFRFRNTYSIVQKSPQELLVQGFPRFTLNIDLETSAVENLFFFDEANHDAQYLFVNPVDQTVYASTESFPLFELKSNRWVQADWLDSLEFLPQTIVTGMYKTSDHILFVGSTDGLIVRKDGAVFRIEDKTGQQINRARAFLSLPDGSLLIGTNGNGLFRVNTSDWSYKRYVTDDGIASNFVRDIHSTSNDTIWLATQDRGLNRIVFNPEGEIVETISVGTSDGLLNHGLHRIIADPHGYLWVNSNGGIMRFSEQNLNAFANRETSQLLILKLTDEQGLRNNEGNGGVSNSGTLLDNGLIVFPNQVGLVIINPDEFLNIGADNLSQPVIDRVSFNDQSLQAGLFESIALPLGERDFRVSFTLPNFRNPDMITFSYQLEGLQRTWRRPVSGRTAVFTNVPPGEYLLRVRVTGPDGTPVFASMPVVVPPFFYETIWFYLLCGFLFLGALAFIHRYRTEQLRLKELRTRSLLELQTCYVIRTDLAGNYTYANPKFLETFGFLYKKDEGGPIPYSGINCMSSIHSEDQPKVVETIAELMQNPGKVIQVDMRKPLEDGSYAYTLWDFSIIFKPNGKPGEVQCVGIDYTDRKKQERLLKESEHKLQRTIESVPHPLVIIGEDLEIEFVNEEFERVIGYTEEEILHTDVTKLLPDADSKARARRLWSYLRASSRAKKVPGFITVKTKSGGELSVFLSLNHFIAGDKKLSILILQDVTELKMRQDVILKQNKTLRDIAWHQSHVVRRPVANILGVVDLIQNYPEETLSQQAELLDMLKETTRELDEIVKDLVRKSNESEFAEDASDDSLKSG is encoded by the coding sequence ATGCTTATTGGGATTTTAATCCTTGCCTTATTCCTGCAGAACAACCCTTTTGCTACAGACGCCGCTCCTGAATACGTAGTAAAACAGTACACCATAGCTGACGGACTGCCGCTCAATGCTGTTCAACGAATGGTACAGGCCAAAGACGGCTTCTTGTATATCACAACTTATGATGGGTTGGTGCGGTACGACGGGTATGAGTTTACAACCATGAACATGCTGAATGCACCCGGCCTGTCAACAAACCGCCTGCGCAGCATTGGCATAGATTCCGACGGGATAATTTGGGTAGCAAGCCCTTACGGAAATGTAAGCGCATTTGATGGCTTCACTTTCACCAATCATGATCAGACCAGCCTGACTGATCTGCCGCACTTCTCAGGCAGTGATGAAATAGCACATCAGATAGACCGGCTTGGTACTAAAAAAGGAGCAATCCTGCCCTTTATGCAGGATTTCGACCTGCGGGTAAGCGGAAATACGGTGTATTTTGATTCCGTTTCGGTTTCCATTAACGGGCAGTTCGTGATTGAAAACCAGGAGCTTCGCGGGGGATTTGAAGATCATGAAGGCACCATCTGGATTTTCACCCGTAACAACGGCATGTTTCAGATTAAGGAAAGTAAGGTGCGCAATTTTAACGGCAGCGATGACTTCCGGTTCAGAAACACCTACTCCATCGTGCAAAAAAGCCCGCAGGAATTGCTGGTGCAGGGCTTTCCCCGTTTCACGCTTAATATTGACCTCGAAACGTCAGCAGTAGAAAATCTTTTTTTTTTCGATGAAGCAAATCATGACGCCCAATACCTTTTTGTAAACCCGGTCGATCAGACCGTTTACGCTTCAACCGAGTCTTTTCCGCTCTTTGAATTAAAAAGCAATAGATGGGTTCAAGCTGACTGGTTAGATAGCCTGGAATTCCTTCCGCAGACGATCGTAACCGGCATGTACAAAACGTCTGATCATATTTTATTTGTCGGTTCAACAGACGGGCTGATTGTCCGCAAAGATGGGGCTGTTTTTCGTATTGAAGATAAAACAGGACAGCAAATCAATCGTGCGCGTGCATTCCTGAGCCTGCCTGATGGCAGTCTCCTCATTGGGACCAACGGCAACGGTCTGTTCAGGGTCAACACATCAGACTGGAGCTACAAGCGATATGTAACCGATGATGGTATCGCGAGTAATTTTGTACGTGATATACACAGCACTTCAAACGACACGATCTGGCTTGCTACACAAGACAGGGGTCTGAACCGGATTGTCTTTAATCCGGAAGGTGAGATCGTTGAAACCATTAGCGTTGGCACTTCCGACGGGCTGCTCAATCACGGGCTGCACCGCATTATCGCTGATCCGCACGGCTACTTGTGGGTCAATTCCAACGGCGGCATTATGCGATTTTCAGAACAAAACCTTAATGCCTTTGCGAACCGGGAGACGAGTCAGCTGCTCATCCTTAAACTTACAGACGAGCAAGGGCTTCGCAATAATGAAGGTAACGGAGGCGTCAGCAACTCGGGCACCCTGCTCGATAATGGCCTGATCGTTTTTCCCAATCAGGTAGGGCTCGTGATTATTAATCCCGATGAGTTTCTGAACATTGGTGCCGATAACCTGAGTCAGCCGGTTATCGACCGGGTTTCTTTTAATGACCAAAGCCTGCAGGCCGGATTGTTTGAAAGCATTGCCCTCCCGCTGGGTGAACGGGATTTCAGGGTGAGCTTTACGCTGCCGAATTTTCGTAACCCCGACATGATTACGTTTTCTTATCAGCTTGAAGGGCTTCAAAGAACCTGGCGCCGCCCCGTTTCCGGTCGAACAGCGGTATTTACAAATGTACCTCCCGGAGAGTACCTGTTGCGCGTCCGTGTAACGGGTCCTGACGGCACACCTGTTTTTGCAAGCATGCCGGTTGTCGTTCCCCCTTTCTTTTATGAAACAATCTGGTTCTACCTCCTCTGCGGATTTTTATTTTTAGGCGCGTTAGCCTTTATACACCGGTATCGGACCGAACAGCTGCGACTTAAAGAACTGCGCACCCGAAGCCTGCTGGAACTGCAAACCTGCTATGTTATCCGTACCGATCTTGCGGGAAATTACACCTACGCAAACCCCAAATTTCTGGAAACCTTTGGGTTTTTGTATAAGAAAGATGAGGGTGGCCCGATACCTTATTCCGGTATCAATTGCATGAGTTCCATTCATTCAGAAGATCAGCCGAAGGTTGTTGAAACCATTGCAGAGCTGATGCAAAACCCTGGTAAAGTGATTCAGGTTGACATGCGAAAACCACTTGAAGACGGCTCTTACGCCTATACCTTATGGGACTTTTCAATCATCTTTAAACCCAACGGGAAACCCGGCGAAGTGCAGTGTGTAGGTATCGACTACACCGACCGGAAGAAACAGGAACGTCTCCTAAAAGAGAGTGAGCACAAACTGCAGCGTACCATTGAATCCGTGCCGCACCCGCTTGTCATTATCGGAGAGGACCTGGAAATTGAGTTTGTGAATGAAGAATTTGAACGCGTTATCGGGTACACCGAAGAAGAAATACTGCATACCGATGTTACAAAACTACTGCCTGATGCGGACAGCAAAGCAAGGGCACGCCGTTTATGGTCCTACCTTCGCGCGTCAAGCCGCGCAAAAAAAGTACCCGGTTTCATCACAGTTAAAACAAAAAGCGGCGGGGAGCTTTCCGTTTTTCTAAGTCTGAATCATTTCATCGCCGGAGACAAAAAGCTTTCCATCCTGATTTTACAGGATGTGACCGAGCTCAAAATGCGGCAGGATGTCATCCTCAAACAAAATAAAACCCTGCGCGATATTGCCTGGCATCAGTCGCATGTCGTGCGCAGACCGGTAGCCAACATTCTGGGTGTCGTTGATCTCATCCAAAATTACCCCGAAGAAACCCTGAGCCAACAGGCTGAGCTGCTTGATATGCTGAAGGAAACAACCCGAGAGCTCGATGAAATCGTGAAAGATCTCGTGCGCAAATCCAACGAAAGCGAATTTGCAGAAGACGCTTCTGATGATTCTTTAAAGTCCGGATGA
- a CDS encoding DUF1294 domain-containing protein, whose product MPLLCSNYREAPCEASSSGTKTVCRNPNNLSTPDFIIVYKRLILAFCFILLNFHGYSLMEFDKRQAVAKEWRISEAQLLTVAAAGGSIGIGTGMLVKWHKVRKPRFLILIPLFILINLSALRYLMREE is encoded by the coding sequence GTGCCGCTGCTTTGCTCGAATTACCGAGAGGCACCCTGCGAAGCAAGCTCGAGCGGTACAAAGACCGTTTGTCGTAATCCAAATAATCTTTCAACCCCTGATTTCATTATAGTTTACAAGCGTCTTATCCTTGCTTTTTGTTTCATACTGCTAAACTTTCACGGCTATTCTCTGATGGAGTTTGACAAGCGTCAGGCGGTTGCAAAGGAGTGGCGGATCAGCGAAGCGCAGCTGCTTACGGTGGCCGCTGCCGGTGGCAGTATTGGAATCGGGACCGGCATGCTGGTAAAGTGGCACAAGGTACGTAAACCCCGCTTTCTCATACTTATACCCCTTTTTATTCTGATTAATTTATCAGCTTTACGCTATCTTATGCGGGAGGAATAG